In Cryptomeria japonica chromosome 10, Sugi_1.0, whole genome shotgun sequence, a genomic segment contains:
- the LOC131030861 gene encoding protein DUF642 L-GALACTONO-1,4-LACTONE-RESPONSIVE GENE 2 isoform X2, with protein MIEDLLQNGDFEAPPAKIRVNETNQRAVLSPSNKLSGWEFGGVVEYIKGGGYISLPDNGHGIQLGENGWISQNFRSKPGSLYLLTFTFTAAGTDCWWTPSYLILSVPPHSTVFYLQQRYGHEAWETHAWGFRATSVKTDVKFARQAQTYANISCGPLLAAVYLKEQENLESVSDNILLNGNFEQGPSFYPKSTRGVLLHPVDDGDGEASSLPGWKIQDTVKYIDFDERSRGIEIVSGPTGGIEQSVYLATGVKYVLKFQAGDANNLCYGGLAVGVRGGSSAHNFSYMSYGKGDFMDFSMEFYAFAQLTNFSFVSLYRAETKDLTFCGPVIENVVLVPSQGELKSKASNILAMMLAILLALLGVQSLA; from the exons ATGATTGAAGATCTTTTACAGAATGGCGATTTCGAGGCTCCTCCTGCAAAAATAAGGGTAAATGAAACCAACCAGAGAGCTGTCCTGTCCCCTTCAAATAAACTGTCGGGATGGGAATTTGGAGGTGTTGTAGAATATATTAAAGGAGGAGGATATATATCTTTGCCAGACAATGGCCATGGTATTCAGCTTGGCGAGAATGgatggattagtcaaaattttAGGTCTAAGCCAGGTTCCCTCTATTTGCTCACATTCACCTTTACTGCAGCTGGGACAGACTGCTGGTGGACTCCAAGCTATCTAATTTTATCTGTCCCTCCACATTCTACAGTGTTTTATTTGCAGCAGAGGTATGGCCATGAAGCTTGGGAAACCCATGCTTGGGGATTCAGAGCAACCAGTGTCAAAACAGATGTTAAATTTGCCAGACAAGCTCAGACTTATGCCAATATTTCCTGTGGGCCTCTTCTGGCTGCTGTTTACCTGAAAGAACAGGAGAATTTGGAGAGTGTATCAG ataatattttattaaatgggAACTTTGAACAAGGACCATCCTTCTACCCCAAATCAACCAGGGGAGTTTTGCTGCATCCAGTAGATGATGGAGATGGAGAAGCATCCTCTCTTCCAGGATGGAAAATACAGGATACAGTgaagtatatagattttgatgagAGAAGCAGAGGCATTGAAATAGTTTCAGGTCCCACAGGGGGGATTGAACAGAGTGTATACCTGGCAACTGGAGTCAAATATGTTTTGAAATTTCAAGCTGGAGATGCTAACAACTTGTGCTATGGTGGATTGGCAGTTGGGGTTAGGGGTGGATCAAGTGCCCACAACTTCAGCTATATGTCATATGGCAAGGGTGATTTCATGGATTTCTCAATGGAATTTTATGCATTTGCCCAACTTACAAATTTTTCTTTTGTTAGCCTTTACAGAGCTGAGACCAAGGACCTCACCTTTTGTGGACCTGTCATTGAAAATGTTGTTCTTGTTCCATCACAGGGTGAACTTAAGTCAAAAGCATCTAATATATTGGCAATGATGCTTGCTATTCTTTTAGCGCTCTTAGGGGTGCAATCTTTAGCTTGA
- the LOC131030861 gene encoding protein DUF642 L-GALACTONO-1,4-LACTONE-RESPONSIVE GENE 2 isoform X1 — protein MVEKLYNSKDSWRKSIVFVTRFLCLLAMRWHHNLVQAANLLQNGDFEAPPAKIRVNETNQRAVLSPSNKLSGWEFGGVVEYIKGGGYISLPDNGHGIQLGENGWISQNFRSKPGSLYLLTFTFTAAGTDCWWTPSYLILSVPPHSTVFYLQQRYGHEAWETHAWGFRATSVKTDVKFARQAQTYANISCGPLLAAVYLKEQENLESVSDNILLNGNFEQGPSFYPKSTRGVLLHPVDDGDGEASSLPGWKIQDTVKYIDFDERSRGIEIVSGPTGGIEQSVYLATGVKYVLKFQAGDANNLCYGGLAVGVRGGSSAHNFSYMSYGKGDFMDFSMEFYAFAQLTNFSFVSLYRAETKDLTFCGPVIENVVLVPSQGELKSKASNILAMMLAILLALLGVQSLA, from the exons ATGGTAGAAAAATTATACAACAGCAAGGACTCATGGAGAAAATCGATTGTATTTGTAACTCGCTTCCTCTGCCTTTTGGCTATGAGATGGCATCATAATCTTGTTCAAGCAGCTA ATCTTTTACAGAATGGCGATTTCGAGGCTCCTCCTGCAAAAATAAGGGTAAATGAAACCAACCAGAGAGCTGTCCTGTCCCCTTCAAATAAACTGTCGGGATGGGAATTTGGAGGTGTTGTAGAATATATTAAAGGAGGAGGATATATATCTTTGCCAGACAATGGCCATGGTATTCAGCTTGGCGAGAATGgatggattagtcaaaattttAGGTCTAAGCCAGGTTCCCTCTATTTGCTCACATTCACCTTTACTGCAGCTGGGACAGACTGCTGGTGGACTCCAAGCTATCTAATTTTATCTGTCCCTCCACATTCTACAGTGTTTTATTTGCAGCAGAGGTATGGCCATGAAGCTTGGGAAACCCATGCTTGGGGATTCAGAGCAACCAGTGTCAAAACAGATGTTAAATTTGCCAGACAAGCTCAGACTTATGCCAATATTTCCTGTGGGCCTCTTCTGGCTGCTGTTTACCTGAAAGAACAGGAGAATTTGGAGAGTGTATCAG ataatattttattaaatgggAACTTTGAACAAGGACCATCCTTCTACCCCAAATCAACCAGGGGAGTTTTGCTGCATCCAGTAGATGATGGAGATGGAGAAGCATCCTCTCTTCCAGGATGGAAAATACAGGATACAGTgaagtatatagattttgatgagAGAAGCAGAGGCATTGAAATAGTTTCAGGTCCCACAGGGGGGATTGAACAGAGTGTATACCTGGCAACTGGAGTCAAATATGTTTTGAAATTTCAAGCTGGAGATGCTAACAACTTGTGCTATGGTGGATTGGCAGTTGGGGTTAGGGGTGGATCAAGTGCCCACAACTTCAGCTATATGTCATATGGCAAGGGTGATTTCATGGATTTCTCAATGGAATTTTATGCATTTGCCCAACTTACAAATTTTTCTTTTGTTAGCCTTTACAGAGCTGAGACCAAGGACCTCACCTTTTGTGGACCTGTCATTGAAAATGTTGTTCTTGTTCCATCACAGGGTGAACTTAAGTCAAAAGCATCTAATATATTGGCAATGATGCTTGCTATTCTTTTAGCGCTCTTAGGGGTGCAATCTTTAGCTTGA